From Candidatus Nitricoxidivorans perseverans, the proteins below share one genomic window:
- a CDS encoding nucleotidyl transferase AbiEii/AbiGii toxin family protein, which translates to MIEKQEISELARELSLDLHVVEKDYVLGWLLAGIAANPELSENWVFKGGTCLKKCYFETYRFSEDLDFTVTEEAQLDEDYLLQAFRQMAEWVYEQSGIEIPGEQIRFKLSVLDGGRYAEGRVYYVGPLMQKRNLARIKFDLTSKEKLVLPPQKRAVHHPYSDCPDDGIHVLSYCFEEVFAEKMRALAERERPRDLYDVVHLYRHDEIRPDRGVVLKTLQEKCAFKGIPVPTTESLQREDAKIKLAAEWEDMLAHQLPVLPDLEQFWNEIPNVFRWLYGEAEKPSFGALAADRPTDNSWQPPAMVFAWHAAVPLESVRFAAANRLCVNLRYQDSWRLIEPYSLRRSLDGNLLLCAVKHETGESRTYRVDRIQGVEVSRTPFTPRYQIELTPAGPLSAPPVQRLAAPRQSINARPKISAGRAAKAMTGQTGPTYVFKCPSCGKQFRRKTYDATLSPHKNKNGYQCFGGFGSLVKTEY; encoded by the coding sequence GTGATCGAAAAGCAGGAAATCTCAGAACTGGCGCGCGAGCTTTCGCTGGATTTGCACGTTGTCGAAAAGGATTACGTCCTCGGCTGGCTGCTCGCCGGCATTGCCGCGAATCCCGAGCTCTCGGAAAACTGGGTCTTCAAGGGCGGCACGTGCTTGAAGAAATGCTACTTTGAGACGTACCGGTTTTCCGAGGATCTGGATTTCACCGTGACCGAGGAAGCCCAGCTCGACGAGGACTACCTGCTGCAGGCATTCCGTCAAATGGCGGAATGGGTCTATGAGCAGAGCGGCATCGAGATTCCTGGAGAGCAGATTCGGTTCAAGTTGTCAGTGCTCGACGGCGGTCGGTACGCGGAGGGGCGCGTCTATTACGTCGGCCCGCTCATGCAGAAGCGCAATCTGGCGCGGATCAAGTTCGATCTGACCAGCAAGGAGAAGCTCGTTCTGCCGCCACAGAAAAGGGCGGTTCATCATCCCTACAGCGACTGTCCGGACGACGGCATCCACGTCTTGAGTTACTGCTTCGAGGAGGTTTTTGCCGAGAAGATGAGAGCCCTGGCTGAGCGAGAGCGCCCCCGCGATCTATACGACGTCGTGCATCTGTACCGGCATGACGAGATTCGGCCTGATCGGGGCGTGGTCCTGAAAACGCTGCAGGAAAAATGCGCATTCAAAGGCATCCCCGTCCCGACCACTGAAAGCCTGCAGCGTGAGGATGCCAAGATCAAGCTGGCCGCTGAGTGGGAGGACATGCTTGCCCATCAGTTGCCTGTCTTGCCAGACCTTGAGCAGTTCTGGAACGAGATTCCGAACGTTTTTCGCTGGCTTTACGGCGAAGCAGAGAAGCCATCCTTTGGCGCGCTTGCAGCAGATCGGCCGACCGACAACTCGTGGCAACCGCCGGCGATGGTGTTCGCATGGCATGCGGCCGTGCCGCTGGAGTCCGTGAGATTCGCGGCCGCAAACCGCCTGTGCGTCAATTTGCGCTATCAGGACTCTTGGCGACTGATCGAGCCGTACTCGCTACGCCGCAGCCTGGACGGGAATCTGCTGCTTTGTGCCGTCAAGCATGAAACCGGGGAATCCAGAACCTACCGAGTCGATCGGATTCAAGGTGTCGAGGTCAGCAGAACGCCATTCACTCCCCGGTACCAGATTGAGCTGACCCCAGCAGGGCCATTGTCGGCACCGCCTGTTCAACGCCTTGCAGCACCACGACAATCGATCAACGCGCGACCAAAGATTTCGGCTGGAAGGGCCGCAAAAGCAATGACTGGGCAGACCGGCCCCACCTATGTATTCAAGTGCCCGAGCTGTGGGAAGCAATTTCGCCGGAAAACCTATGACGCAACATTGTCACCGCACAAGAACAAGAATGGTTACCAGTGCTTCGGGGGCTTCGGTTCGCTGGTGAAAACGGAATATTGA
- a CDS encoding type IV toxin-antitoxin system AbiEi family antitoxin domain-containing protein, with translation METSPQAILELARKRGLIRPRDLEPLGLPRVSLTRLVRQGALTRVGRGLYALPDRSVSEHATLAEVARKHPRAVVCLLSALRFYDLTTQSPFQVWLAIPNKARAPRIDYPPPRIVRFSDPLLIEGVEEHPIDGVPVRITGIARTVADCFKYRNKIGLDVALEALRDAWTGRRVGMDELWQFAKLCRVANVMRPYLESLT, from the coding sequence ATGGAAACGAGCCCCCAGGCCATCCTTGAACTGGCGCGCAAACGTGGCCTCATCCGGCCACGCGACCTGGAACCACTTGGCCTGCCCCGGGTCAGCCTGACGCGTCTCGTTCGGCAAGGTGCGCTCACTCGGGTCGGGCGAGGGCTCTATGCGCTGCCGGACAGGTCTGTTTCCGAACATGCGACGCTGGCCGAGGTGGCGCGCAAACATCCTCGCGCAGTCGTGTGCCTGCTCTCGGCGCTGCGCTTCTACGATCTCACCACCCAGTCGCCATTTCAGGTCTGGCTCGCCATTCCCAACAAGGCCCGCGCGCCCCGGATCGACTATCCGCCGCCGCGCATTGTCCGCTTCTCTGATCCGCTGCTTATCGAAGGCGTGGAGGAACACCCGATTGACGGCGTCCCGGTACGCATCACCGGCATCGCGAGGACGGTGGCCGACTGCTTCAAGTACCGCAACAAGATCGGCCTGGACGTCGCCCTGGAGGCGCTCCGCGATGCCTGGACAGGACGGCGTGTCGGCATGGACGAACTGTGGCAGTTTGCCAAACTGTGTCGGGTGGCCAACGTCATGCGTCCCTACCTGGAGAGCCTGACGTGA
- a CDS encoding LacI family transcriptional regulator encodes MNEILINKTGQGELITASDGSITVSVPIRIKRRGSRKAVTLPDGEPVKPRPWDDTPTPIQLALARGHRWLAMLESGEARSLTEVAEREGMDRAYVSRMVNLTTLAPDIVAAILDETLPAEVTLFELASGTPLLWEEQRRLLESSR; translated from the coding sequence ATGAACGAAATCCTGATCAACAAGACCGGTCAGGGTGAGTTGATCACCGCGAGCGACGGTAGTATCACCGTCTCCGTGCCGATCCGGATCAAACGGCGGGGCAGCCGGAAGGCCGTGACCCTGCCGGATGGCGAACCCGTGAAGCCGCGCCCCTGGGATGACACGCCGACGCCAATCCAGCTCGCGCTCGCCCGTGGCCACCGCTGGCTCGCCATGCTGGAGTCCGGCGAAGCGCGTTCGCTGACCGAGGTGGCCGAGCGTGAGGGGATGGATCGGGCCTACGTGAGCCGGATGGTGAACCTCACCACCCTGGCGCCGGACATCGTCGCCGCCATCCTCGACGAGACCCTGCCGGCGGAAGTGACGCTGTTCGAATTGGCGTCGGGGACGCCGTTGTTGTGGGAGGAGCAGCGGAGACTGCTTGAGTCGAGCAGATGA
- a CDS encoding Txe/YoeB family addiction module toxin has protein sequence MKREPARLAVCHPEFIEDLRHWVETDRRTAKRLLELVEATLHDPFDGIGKPEPLKYLGVDVWSRRITQEHRCIYLVKADRVEFLQGRYHY, from the coding sequence TTGAAGCGTGAGCCGGCCCGGCTCGCGGTTTGCCACCCGGAGTTCATCGAAGACCTGCGTCACTGGGTCGAGACCGACCGGCGAACCGCCAAGCGGCTGCTCGAACTCGTCGAGGCCACCCTGCACGATCCCTTCGACGGCATCGGCAAGCCCGAACCGCTGAAATACCTCGGCGTCGATGTCTGGTCGCGGCGCATCACGCAGGAACATCGTTGCATCTATCTGGTCAAGGCGGACCGGGTCGAGTTCCTGCAGGGGCGCTACCACTACTGA
- a CDS encoding type II toxin-antitoxin system prevent-host-death family antitoxin translates to MTIETTYSQAREQLKTLMDRAVDDREVIVVRRRSGGAVAMIAADELEGLMETAHLLRSSKNAERLLTALNRARTGNQKPTTVAKLRKGIGLEA, encoded by the coding sequence ATGACCATCGAAACCACCTACAGCCAGGCCCGCGAGCAGCTCAAGACGCTGATGGATCGCGCCGTGGATGACCGGGAAGTCATCGTCGTGCGCCGCCGTTCGGGCGGCGCCGTGGCGATGATCGCGGCCGACGAACTCGAAGGCCTGATGGAAACCGCCCATCTGCTGCGTTCATCGAAGAACGCCGAGCGTCTGCTCACCGCTCTCAACCGTGCGCGCACGGGCAACCAGAAGCCGACCACCGTTGCCAAGCTGAGGAAGGGCATCGGTCTTGAAGCGTGA
- a CDS encoding TRAP transporter substrate-binding protein: MERRNFLKRAGMAGILAAGGAPAAVGAQPALRWRLASSFPKSLDTIFGASEVFAKKVREMTGGRFEISVHAAGELMPPFGVVDAVQAGTVECAHTASYYFFGKDETFAINCAIPFGLNSRQMTAWMTEGNGLKLFRAFYANYNIVNFPMGNTGVQMGGWYRKPIVSLADIRGLKMRIGGFGGKVLARIGGVPQNIPGGEIYQALEKGALDATEWVGPYDDRKLGFHKVAKHYVYPAWWEGGPELELYIHDKAWAALPAEYKAIVECAAALAHTDMQAKYDARNPQALKELVAGGVKLARMPKDVMDAAYREAMALYDELSAKNPNWRKIYADYTAFRKEANQWFRFAEASFDSYMRLPR; this comes from the coding sequence GTGGAACGCCGAAATTTCCTGAAGCGCGCAGGCATGGCCGGCATCCTGGCGGCGGGCGGCGCGCCGGCGGCCGTCGGGGCGCAACCCGCGCTGCGCTGGCGGCTTGCGTCGAGCTTTCCGAAGTCGCTCGACACCATCTTCGGCGCTTCCGAGGTATTCGCGAAAAAGGTGCGGGAGATGACCGGCGGCAGGTTCGAGATTTCCGTCCATGCCGCCGGCGAGCTGATGCCGCCTTTCGGCGTGGTCGACGCCGTGCAAGCCGGCACGGTCGAATGCGCGCATACGGCGTCCTACTACTTTTTCGGCAAGGACGAGACTTTCGCCATCAACTGCGCCATCCCCTTCGGCCTCAACTCGCGCCAGATGACGGCGTGGATGACCGAAGGCAACGGGCTGAAGCTCTTCCGCGCGTTCTATGCGAATTACAACATCGTCAATTTCCCGATGGGCAACACCGGCGTGCAGATGGGCGGCTGGTACCGCAAGCCCATCGTCTCGCTCGCCGACATCCGGGGCCTCAAGATGCGTATCGGCGGCTTCGGGGGCAAGGTGCTGGCGCGCATCGGCGGCGTGCCGCAGAACATCCCCGGCGGCGAGATATACCAGGCGCTGGAAAAGGGCGCGCTGGACGCCACCGAATGGGTCGGCCCCTATGACGACCGCAAGCTGGGCTTCCACAAGGTGGCGAAGCACTACGTCTACCCGGCCTGGTGGGAAGGCGGCCCCGAACTGGAGCTTTATATCCACGACAAGGCCTGGGCCGCGCTGCCGGCGGAATACAAGGCCATCGTCGAATGCGCCGCCGCGCTCGCCCACACCGACATGCAGGCGAAGTACGACGCGCGGAATCCGCAGGCCCTGAAGGAACTGGTCGCCGGCGGCGTCAAGCTCGCCCGCATGCCCAAAGACGTGATGGACGCGGCTTACCGGGAGGCGATGGCGCTCTACGACGAGCTGTCGGCGAAGAACCCGAACTGGCGGAAGATCTACGCTGACTACACCGCATTCCGCAAGGAGGCGAACCAGTGGTTCCGCTTCGCGGAGGCGAGCTTTGACAGCTACATGCGACTGCCGAGGTGA
- the pmbA gene encoding metalloprotease PmbA translates to MPGQGFSYTREKLRTLARQVLDHARALGATACEVDVSEGFGQSVTVRRQEVETIEYNRDKGIGVTAYLGQRRGHASTSDFSDQAVRAAAEAALSIARFTAEDLCAGLPDEKLLARGKDGGLDGAGLDLYHPWQLPVEEAIDIARRCEQAAFDVSPLVKNSEGASISTHQSHFVSANSLGFMGGYATSRHYISCAPIVGEGDDMQRDDWYSGKRAPGDLAAPEIIGGYAARRALARLGARKLKTRQVPVLFEAPLAAGLIGSFVHAASGGALYRKSSFLLDALGTRIFPDFMRISERPHLRRGLASSPFDDDGVATRDREVVEGGVLQGYFLSTYSARKLGMQTTGNAGGSHNLIVEPGPLDFAGLLKEMGTGLLVTELLGHGINYVTGDTSRGAAGFWVEKGEIAYPVEEITIAGNLRDMFAGIRAVGNDVIVRGSKQVGSILVDRMTVAGN, encoded by the coding sequence ATGCCGGGACAAGGATTCAGCTACACAAGGGAAAAGCTGCGCACGCTGGCGCGGCAGGTGCTCGATCATGCGCGCGCGCTGGGCGCCACGGCCTGCGAGGTGGATGTCTCGGAGGGCTTCGGCCAGTCGGTGACGGTGCGCCGGCAGGAAGTCGAGACCATCGAGTACAACCGCGACAAGGGCATCGGCGTCACGGCCTATCTCGGCCAGCGGCGCGGCCATGCGTCGACCTCCGACTTTTCGGATCAGGCGGTGCGCGCGGCGGCCGAGGCCGCGCTGTCCATCGCCCGCTTCACGGCGGAAGACCTCTGCGCCGGCCTGCCCGACGAGAAGCTGCTGGCCCGGGGCAAGGATGGCGGGCTCGACGGGGCGGGGCTCGATCTATACCACCCGTGGCAACTGCCGGTGGAAGAGGCCATCGACATCGCCCGCCGCTGCGAGCAGGCCGCCTTCGACGTCAGCCCGCTCGTGAAAAACTCCGAGGGCGCGAGCATTTCCACCCATCAGTCCCACTTCGTTTCCGCCAACAGCCTGGGGTTCATGGGCGGCTACGCGACGTCGCGGCATTACATCTCCTGTGCGCCGATCGTCGGCGAAGGCGATGACATGCAGCGTGACGACTGGTATTCGGGCAAGCGCGCCCCCGGTGACCTGGCCGCGCCCGAAATCATCGGCGGCTACGCGGCGCGGCGCGCGCTTGCCCGCCTGGGCGCCCGGAAGCTCAAGACGCGCCAGGTGCCCGTGCTCTTCGAGGCGCCGCTGGCCGCCGGGCTGATCGGCAGCTTCGTCCATGCCGCCAGCGGCGGCGCGCTCTACCGCAAATCCTCGTTTCTGCTCGACGCGCTGGGGACGCGCATCTTTCCGGACTTCATGCGCATTTCGGAGCGGCCCCATCTCCGGCGCGGCCTGGCCTCCAGCCCCTTCGACGACGACGGCGTGGCGACCCGCGACCGTGAAGTGGTCGAAGGCGGCGTCCTCCAAGGCTATTTCCTGTCGACCTATTCGGCGAGGAAACTCGGCATGCAGACCACCGGCAACGCCGGCGGCAGCCACAATCTGATCGTCGAGCCTGGCCCGCTCGACTTCGCCGGCCTGTTGAAGGAAATGGGCACGGGCCTGCTGGTCACTGAGCTACTCGGCCACGGTATCAACTACGTCACCGGAGACACCTCCCGCGGCGCGGCCGGCTTCTGGGTCGAGAAGGGCGAGATCGCCTATCCGGTGGAGGAGATCACCATCGCGGGCAATCTCAGGGACATGTTCGCCGGCATCCGGGCCGTCGGCAACGACGTGATCGTGCGCGGCTCCAAGCAGGTCGGCTCCATTCTGGTCGACCGCATGACGGTGGCGGGGAACTGA
- a CDS encoding DUF615 domain-containing protein — protein sequence METDKIDESDESSGRPSKSSIKREMLARQEIGEALAELPPARLKKIDLPEALARALSDYRRFPGHEAKRRQMQFIGRLMRDIDPAPIQAVLDEIRGVSAEANARQHALERLRVRLLEDEAVLGEIAGEHPGADLQRLRQLRRNALKEQEQGKPPRAFRELFRMLRELHDDE from the coding sequence ATGGAAACCGACAAAATTGACGAGAGCGACGAAAGCAGCGGGAGGCCCAGCAAATCCTCGATCAAGCGCGAGATGCTGGCGCGCCAGGAAATCGGCGAGGCGCTGGCGGAACTTCCGCCGGCGAGGCTGAAGAAAATCGACCTGCCGGAGGCGCTGGCGCGGGCGCTCTCCGACTACCGCCGCTTTCCGGGGCACGAGGCGAAGCGCCGGCAGATGCAGTTCATCGGCCGGCTGATGCGCGACATCGACCCCGCGCCCATCCAGGCGGTGCTGGACGAGATCCGCGGCGTCTCGGCGGAAGCGAACGCGCGGCAGCATGCGCTGGAACGCCTGCGCGTCCGGCTGCTGGAAGACGAGGCGGTACTCGGCGAAATCGCCGGCGAACATCCGGGCGCCGATCTCCAGCGCCTGCGCCAGCTGCGCCGCAACGCCCTGAAGGAGCAGGAACAGGGCAAGCCGCCGCGGGCCTTCCGCGAGCTGTTCCGCATGTTGAGGGAACTCCACGACGATGAATGA
- the mog gene encoding molybdopterin adenylyltransferase, with translation MNDELRIGLVSISDRAHQGVYEDRGIPALEEWFTAALKSPWRMETRLIPDEQATIEQTLIELADAAGCHLVMTTGGTGPAPRDVTPEATLAVAHKVMPGFGEEMRRVSLKYVPTAILSRQVGAIRGGALILNLPGQPKAIKETLDGIFAAVPYCIELIGGPRVETHESVVKAFRPKSAVKAG, from the coding sequence ATGAATGACGAACTGCGAATCGGCCTGGTGTCGATCTCCGACCGCGCGCACCAGGGCGTCTACGAGGACCGCGGCATCCCCGCCCTGGAAGAATGGTTCACCGCCGCCCTGAAGAGCCCGTGGCGCATGGAAACGCGGCTGATTCCGGACGAGCAGGCCACCATTGAGCAGACGCTGATCGAACTCGCCGACGCGGCGGGCTGCCATCTGGTGATGACCACCGGCGGGACCGGCCCGGCCCCGCGCGACGTGACGCCGGAAGCCACGCTGGCCGTCGCGCACAAGGTCATGCCGGGCTTCGGCGAGGAGATGCGGCGCGTCAGCCTCAAGTACGTGCCCACCGCGATCCTCTCGCGCCAGGTCGGGGCGATCCGGGGGGGGGCCCTGATCCTCAACCTGCCCGGCCAGCCCAAGGCGATCAAGGAGACGCTGGACGGGATATTCGCCGCCGTGCCCTACTGCATCGAGCTGATCGGCGGGCCGCGCGTCGAGACGCACGAATCGGTAGTGAAAGCCTTTCGTCCGAAGTCGGCGGTCAAGGCCGGCTAG
- a CDS encoding leucyl aminopeptidase family protein, whose translation MTLPKLTCAPSPAAASHTLFLLPAGKSLPDELPERDRWRAVMKRRDAKAGDLAKKPMAIDLADGSRAACAMVDAGASRFERLTALRKAAMLLLDESPARLAIAPLGVGEETVADAAYVALTNAVPLPARKKKPATPLKTLRIADRRLAATDFSQAMTLAEANLLARELTALPPNELTPATYRKRIRQLAKARGWDIEEFGFARLKKMGAGAFCAVAQGSGHEDAAIVRLSSRPKGAKKRIALVGKGICFDTGGHDLKPAKYMAGMHEDMNGSAVALALMQAIGDLGLPIAIDCWLAIAHNHLSPEAYAQGDIVTALDGTTIEVVHTDAEGRMVLADTLALASRQKEKPDLIIDFATLTGSMHTALGSRQSGIFASDDALGALAVEAGVLSGERVCRFPLDEDYEAALDSKVADIKQCTMEGAADHILAARFLKRFTNSLSWLHMDISASNCEGGLGGIASDLTGFGVAWGAAFVDKWLAAE comes from the coding sequence ATGACCCTCCCGAAACTGACCTGCGCCCCCTCGCCGGCGGCGGCTTCCCACACCCTCTTCCTCCTGCCCGCCGGGAAATCGTTGCCCGACGAGCTGCCCGAGCGGGACCGCTGGCGCGCTGTCATGAAGCGCCGCGACGCGAAGGCCGGGGATCTGGCGAAGAAGCCGATGGCCATCGATCTCGCCGACGGGAGCCGCGCGGCCTGCGCCATGGTCGACGCTGGGGCTTCGCGCTTCGAGCGGCTGACAGCCCTGCGAAAGGCGGCGATGCTGCTGCTCGACGAGTCGCCGGCCCGGCTGGCCATCGCACCGCTGGGCGTCGGCGAGGAGACCGTGGCCGACGCCGCCTACGTCGCGCTGACCAATGCCGTGCCGCTGCCGGCGCGCAAGAAGAAGCCGGCGACGCCCCTCAAGACGCTGCGCATCGCGGATCGCCGCCTTGCAGCCACCGACTTTTCGCAGGCGATGACGCTGGCCGAAGCCAACCTGCTGGCGCGCGAGCTGACGGCCCTGCCGCCCAACGAACTGACGCCGGCCACCTACCGCAAGCGCATCCGGCAACTGGCGAAGGCGCGCGGCTGGGACATCGAGGAATTCGGTTTCGCCCGGCTGAAGAAGATGGGTGCGGGCGCCTTCTGCGCGGTGGCGCAGGGATCGGGGCACGAGGACGCCGCCATCGTTCGCCTTTCCTCCAGGCCGAAAGGGGCGAAGAAACGCATCGCGCTCGTCGGCAAGGGCATCTGCTTCGATACCGGCGGTCACGACCTCAAGCCCGCGAAATACATGGCGGGCATGCACGAGGACATGAACGGCTCGGCGGTGGCGCTCGCACTCATGCAGGCCATCGGCGACCTGGGGCTGCCGATCGCCATCGACTGCTGGCTCGCCATCGCCCACAATCACCTGTCGCCGGAAGCCTACGCGCAGGGCGACATCGTGACGGCGCTGGACGGCACCACCATCGAGGTTGTCCACACCGACGCCGAGGGCCGCATGGTGCTGGCCGACACGCTGGCGCTGGCGTCGCGGCAGAAAGAGAAGCCCGACCTGATCATCGATTTCGCGACGCTCACGGGCAGCATGCACACCGCCTTGGGCAGCCGACAGTCGGGCATCTTCGCCAGCGACGACGCCCTGGGTGCGCTGGCGGTCGAGGCCGGCGTCCTCTCTGGCGAGCGCGTCTGCCGCTTCCCGCTGGATGAGGACTACGAAGCCGCGCTGGATTCGAAGGTGGCCGACATCAAGCAATGCACGATGGAAGGCGCGGCCGACCACATTCTGGCGGCGCGCTTCCTGAAGCGTTTCACGAATAGCCTGTCCTGGCTGCATATGGATATCTCTGCGTCGAATTGCGAAGGTGGTTTGGGCGGCATCGCCAGCGATCTGACGGGCTTCGGCGTCGCCTGGGGCGCGGCTTTCGTCGACAAATGGCTGGCGGCGGAATGA
- a CDS encoding thymidylate synthase — protein sequence MQVYLDLMRHVLDHGHIKADRTGTGTRSVFGWQMRFDLADGFPVLTTKKLHLRSIIHELLWFLRGETNIRYLKDNGVRIWDEWADANGDLGPVYGHQWRHWPAADGREVDQIAELIEGLKKNPDSRRHIVSAWNPGDVPKMRLPPCHALFQFYVANGRLSCQLYQRSADIFLGVPFNIASYALLTMMVAQVVGLKPGEFVHTLGDAHLYSNHLKQAEEQLDREPRPLPTMRINPDVKDIFAFRFEDFALEGYDPHPHIPAPVAV from the coding sequence ATGCAAGTCTATCTCGACCTGATGCGCCATGTGCTCGATCACGGGCATATAAAGGCCGATCGCACCGGCACCGGCACCCGCTCGGTGTTCGGCTGGCAGATGCGCTTCGACCTGGCCGACGGCTTCCCGGTCCTGACCACCAAGAAGCTGCACCTGCGCTCGATCATCCATGAGCTGCTCTGGTTCCTGCGCGGCGAGACCAACATCCGCTACCTCAAGGATAACGGCGTGCGCATCTGGGACGAGTGGGCCGACGCGAACGGCGACCTGGGGCCGGTCTACGGCCACCAGTGGCGACACTGGCCCGCCGCGGACGGACGCGAAGTCGACCAGATCGCCGAATTGATCGAGGGCCTGAAAAAAAACCCGGATTCGCGCCGCCACATCGTCTCGGCCTGGAACCCCGGCGACGTACCGAAGATGAGGCTGCCGCCCTGCCACGCGCTGTTCCAATTCTACGTCGCCAATGGACGGCTGAGTTGCCAGCTCTATCAGCGCAGCGCCGACATCTTCCTCGGCGTACCGTTCAACATCGCCTCCTACGCGCTGCTGACGATGATGGTCGCGCAGGTGGTCGGCCTCAAGCCCGGCGAGTTCGTGCATACGCTGGGCGACGCGCACCTCTACTCGAACCACCTCAAGCAGGCGGAGGAGCAGCTTGATCGCGAGCCGCGCCCGCTGCCGACCATGAGGATCAACCCGGACGTGAAGGACATCTTCGCCTTCCGTTTCGAGGACTTCGCGCTCGAAGGCTACGATCCCCACCCCCATATTCCCGCGCCGGTGGCGGTGTGA
- a CDS encoding glucokinase, which yields MILIGDIGGTNARLALAEAGTTEPLEVRHYAAADFPDFESVLAAYLAATGADIEAGCLAVAGPIADDGRSARLTNLPWTIDADALAARSRTGPLRLANDFAAAALGVTAADPSSLVSLQTGVPLAGAPRLVVGAGTGLGMAILVPENGKFRVLPGEGGHVGFSPQDETQMRIHASLLAEHGRVTCEHVVSGPGLSAIHLLLAGESADPADIGARALAEEAAARRSVDVFLGAYGAFAGDMAMACLSRGGVTLAGGIIDKLLPLLPESPFLTAFNAKAEHAGLARRMPIHAAIDPTLGLKGVALMTIA from the coding sequence GTGATTCTGATTGGAGATATAGGCGGCACCAACGCGCGGCTGGCGCTGGCCGAGGCGGGAACGACCGAGCCGCTGGAGGTGCGGCACTACGCCGCGGCCGACTTTCCGGACTTCGAATCGGTGCTGGCCGCCTATCTTGCCGCCACCGGCGCGGACATCGAAGCCGGCTGCCTCGCGGTGGCCGGCCCGATCGCCGACGACGGCCGCAGCGCACGGCTGACCAACCTGCCCTGGACCATCGACGCCGACGCGCTTGCCGCCCGTTCTCGCACCGGCCCGCTTCGGCTCGCCAACGATTTCGCCGCCGCCGCGCTGGGCGTGACGGCCGCCGATCCTTCGTCGCTCGTTTCCTTGCAGACCGGTGTGCCGCTGGCCGGCGCCCCCCGACTGGTGGTCGGTGCCGGCACGGGGCTGGGCATGGCGATCCTCGTGCCGGAAAACGGAAAGTTCAGGGTGCTGCCGGGAGAGGGCGGCCATGTCGGCTTTTCGCCGCAGGACGAAACGCAGATGCGCATCCACGCCTCCCTGCTGGCGGAACATGGCCGCGTGACCTGCGAACACGTGGTTTCCGGGCCGGGGCTTTCCGCGATCCACCTCCTCCTGGCGGGCGAGTCCGCCGACCCCGCGGACATCGGAGCACGGGCGCTGGCCGAGGAGGCCGCGGCGCGCCGCTCGGTCGATGTCTTCCTCGGGGCCTACGGCGCCTTCGCCGGCGACATGGCGATGGCCTGCCTATCAAGGGGCGGCGTGACCCTGGCCGGCGGCATCATCGACAAGCTCCTGCCCCTGTTGCCGGAAAGCCCCTTCCTGACGGCCTTCAACGCCAAGGCCGAACATGCCGGACTGGCGCGACGCATGCCGATCCACGCGGCGATCGACCCAACTCTCGGACTCAAGGGCGTCGCGCTGATGACAATTGCTTGA
- a CDS encoding DUF2934 domain-containing protein: MAARIDPDQRRHYVEVAAYFIAEQRGFLCGCEIEDWVLAENEIERMLREGKLSC, encoded by the coding sequence ATGGCGGCGAGAATCGACCCGGACCAGCGCCGCCACTACGTCGAGGTCGCCGCCTACTTCATTGCCGAGCAGCGCGGATTCCTCTGCGGCTGCGAAATCGAGGACTGGGTATTGGCGGAAAACGAGATCGAGCGGATGCTGAGGGAGGGCAAGCTCAGCTGCTGA